From a region of the Propionispora vibrioides genome:
- a CDS encoding HD domain-containing protein: MCEVRLAGLRDWFLTYVRSYYNEDPDIQLHMKQKEDHTLRVTAYCRQLAEHLGFSPRDAMLAELIGLFHDVGRFQQYTLYRTFDDRLSINHAQLGLQEIAGLEQLAAVLGDDREVFETAILYHNAIRLPDGLSNRQELFCKLIRDADKLDIYYVLAPYLEPPTPAGYSSCFIEDLLSGKQSDFANLKTPDDRKLVRLNWIYDVNFGWTLQRIKERGYVEDILSYLPQNSDIAAVREKLQAYIQDKTKHI, translated from the coding sequence ATGTGTGAAGTTCGGTTAGCCGGTCTGCGGGACTGGTTCTTGACCTATGTCCGGTCTTACTATAATGAAGATCCGGATATTCAACTGCATATGAAACAAAAAGAAGACCATACGCTGCGGGTAACGGCGTACTGCCGGCAATTGGCCGAGCACTTGGGCTTTTCCCCGCGGGATGCCATGCTGGCGGAATTGATCGGCTTGTTCCATGATGTGGGCCGTTTTCAGCAATATACGCTGTACCGGACCTTTGATGACCGCCTGTCCATAAATCACGCACAGCTTGGTTTACAGGAAATTGCCGGTTTAGAACAATTGGCGGCTGTCTTGGGCGATGACCGAGAAGTGTTTGAAACCGCCATTTTGTACCACAATGCCATTCGTTTGCCTGACGGGCTGAGTAATCGGCAGGAATTGTTTTGCAAGCTCATTCGTGATGCTGATAAGCTGGATATTTATTATGTCTTGGCCCCTTATCTGGAGCCGCCTACGCCGGCAGGCTACAGTTCATGCTTTATCGAGGATTTGCTCTCCGGCAAGCAGTCCGACTTTGCCAATCTCAAGACACCGGATGACCGTAAACTGGTGAGGCTGAACTGGATATACGATGTAAACTTTGGCTGGACCTTGCAAAGAATTAAAGAACGCGGCTATGTGGAGGATATTTTGTCCTATTTGCCGCAGAATTCCGATATTGCTGCCGTTAGAGAAAAATTACAGGCCTATATTCAAGACAAAACAAAACATATCTGA
- a CDS encoding nitroreductase family protein, which yields MDFIFRRRSIRRYTKQAVNEEQIHLLLQAAMNAPSADNQQLWQFIVINDRERLRQIPVEEPYSQIFTEAPMAILVCGDQRLERLPGTWVQDCSAAVENILLAATGLGLGSVWLNVHPHAERINAFQQFFRLPPEVMPLAILPIGYPLEGKEPVHRFVASRVHYNQW from the coding sequence ATACCAAGCAAGCCGTGAACGAGGAACAGATTCATTTGCTGCTGCAGGCTGCGATGAATGCGCCTTCGGCTGATAATCAGCAACTATGGCAATTCATAGTGATTAATGACCGGGAGCGATTGCGGCAAATACCGGTTGAAGAACCTTACTCGCAAATTTTTACCGAAGCACCAATGGCAATTTTGGTTTGTGGCGATCAACGGCTGGAAAGATTGCCCGGAACCTGGGTACAGGACTGTTCGGCCGCCGTGGAGAACATATTATTGGCGGCCACCGGACTGGGATTGGGCAGTGTCTGGCTGAATGTTCATCCCCATGCTGAGCGGATCAATGCTTTTCAGCAGTTTTTCCGGCTGCCGCCGGAAGTTATGCCGCTGGCTATTCTTCCAATCGGATATCCCCTTGAGGGAAAGGAGCCGGTCCATCGTTTCGTTGCCTCAAGGGTCCATTATAATCAATGGTAA